The Plasmodium falciparum 3D7 genome assembly, chromosome: 12 genome contains the following window.
TGCGATGTGGAAGAAATTTGGGAGTTGCTGTTCCAGGATTGGGAGTTTTAGGAGCTTATGGTGCTCATAGTATTGTAAAAGTTGCTATGGCAACTGCTGAGAAAGTGGGTATTCAGTTAGGTATTGATGCCGGTAATGCTGCTGGTATTAAAGCAGTTATTGAAGCATTAAATTCATCATTGAATATAGACAATTTAGGTGGGATTACACTAGATACAGTTCTTAAAGGAAACAATTTTAAAAACATTGACTTTCTTGTATATATACTTAcggataaatataatacaacatGTACAGTTTCCAATACAGAAGTAGAAACACTTCTCTGTTATATTGGAAAAGAAAAACCTACTCTACCATATACATTAATACAATCAAACGTACGAAAGGCTGTCGCAGAAGCTACGGAAGTCGCTACTTCAACAACTGAAGAAATGACTACTATATATACAACTCAGGAACTGAGTAAGGTAACAAGTACTGGTGCTATTTTATCTAATCCTATAATAATTTCCTTTAttgtaatagtaatagttgttattatatttttaattatttatttaatattacgttatcgaagaaaaaaaaaaacgaagaAAAAActccaatatataaaattattaaaagaatagaTATGTTTTGTTATATAGATGTTGGTAGGACGTTTGGTACATTTATTGTTTTTCCTTGAATGTACTatgtttttcattattaataattatatttttatatgtattacgTTTATGCATATATTGTATTTTGTTATctgaaaattttattaattatttattgtattaataatttattgattatgttaatttgtttttaaagacttttattctttaataaattatatattttttaatatatatattaaatacttAATTTATACGTGTAAGtagatttaattttttaagaaCACAATGtagcatatatttatataatatctcATATTAAATGtcatataatgaaatatataatatagaaaaatatatattataataataattattgttaATTGTAGAAAACAccttattcaaaaaaaaaaaaaaaaaaaattagtccatatttatataacaaataattaaTAGAAATAAACACATTCTTTTAATTGACAAATATATTACCTAAAAACTtatcatatcatatataataaaatataagtatgtatattcatttatttttctttaattttttgttatatacttaatgtattattaaaaataccCGAACATAATGAATACAAAAAGTGATTAAAATGTACAAAATGCATAAAAGaactaataaaaatatgacatTAGAACAATtacatgaaataaataaaagcataaacttaaaaaaagagaataataggaaataaaaaataaataataaaataatttttattaatataacaataatttctttttcttttacaatttatattttgatgttacttatatatatatatctttatatattaattaataaataatatattatattatattttttaaaaccaAATTAGTAAAATGttaaatgaattaaaatattatgttgtatatatatatatatatataatgcttTTAGTATACTAATGacaaaaatgttttaaacGTGATATATCGATATATCAACAcactataatataataataataaattaaccTAAAAGTACAATaagtattataataaaataataacaatatatttatataataattataattataattttattacaataatcatatttatgtcatatcctttttatttgcCTATACCAATGCATATAATTAATAGGATaggaaatttaaaaaaatatattaatattaataacttgaaaaatattaaatatatatatatatatatatatatatatatatatatatatatataatttattgtttttttctatttatatattaatataatgaaattattattattattgttttaatTATAGAATAGTAAAAATTACTATAAGTTCGCTTTtgaaaagtatatatttaagaaaacTATTATTAAAATCTAATCATACTATTAATTTCTTATgtattgtaaaaa
Protein-coding sequences here:
- a CDS encoding rifin; translated protein: MKVHYINILLFALPLNILIYNQRNHKSTTHHTLKIPITRLLCECELYTPANYDNDPQMKEVMDNFNRQTQQRFHEYDERMVEKRMQCKDKCDKEIQKIILKDKLEKQMEQQLTTLETKIDTNDIPTCVCEKSMTDKVEKGCLRCGRNLGVAVPGLGVLGAYGAHSIVKVAMATAEKVGIQLGIDAGNAAGIKAVIEALNSSLNIDNLGGITLDTVLKGNNFKNIDFLVYILTDKYNTTCTVSNTEVETLLCYIGKEKPTLPYTLIQSNVRKAVAEATEVATSTTEEMTTIYTTQELSKVTSTGAILSNPIIISFIVIVIVVIIFLIIYLILRYRRKKKTKKKLQYIKLLKE